From a region of the Salarias fasciatus chromosome 6, fSalaFa1.1, whole genome shotgun sequence genome:
- the LOC115389530 gene encoding mitochondrial glycine transporter B-like isoform X1 codes for MELARQQRHREREVKGGRMQEKQDSRSRTPGSLGKAHPALKAFMCGSLSGTCSTLLFQPLDLVKTRLQTLQNNAKPGAPKVGMFTVFVNVVRTENFFSLWKGVSPSFVRCIPGVGIYFSTFYSLKQHFFLDRAPNAGEAVLLGAGARAVAGVTMLPFTVIKTRFESGRFNYVSVAGALRSVYETEGVRALYSGLTATLLRDAPFSGIYVMFYSQAKRVLPHEVTAAAYAPLVNFGCGVVAGVMASLATQPADVVKTHIQVRPSHCGTAEAVRYIYTVHGVGGFFRGAVPRSLRRTLMAAMAWTVYEQLMARMGLKS; via the exons ATGGAGTTAGCG CGGCAGCAGCGCCACAGAGAGCGGGAGGTGAAAGGGGGCAGAATGCAGGAGAAACAGGACTCTCGGAGCCGAACCCCGGGTAGCCTGGGGAAG GCTCACCCGGCTCTCAAAGCCTTCATGTGCGGCTCCCTCAGTGGCACCTGCTCCACGCTGCTCTTCCAGCCTCTGGATCTGGTGAAGACAcggctgcagacgctgcagaaCAACGCTAAaccagg TGCTCCCAAGGTGGGGATGTTCACCGTGTTCGTCAACGTGGTCCGTACAGAGAACTTCTTCAGCCTGTGGAAAGGAGTTTCACCT tccTTTGTGCGTTGCATCCCCGGGGTGGGGATCTACTTCAGCACCTTCTACTCCCTGAAGCAGCACTTCTTCCTGGACCGGGCGCCGAACGCCGGCGAGGCCGTCCTGCTGGGAGCCGGCGCCCGGGCCGTGGCCGGCGTCACCATGCTGCCCTTCACCGTCATCAAGACGCGCTTTGAG AGTGGTCGCTTCAACTACGTGAGCGTGGCCGGAGCTCTGAGGAGCGTTTACGAGACGGAGGGGGTCCGGGCTCTGTATTCCGGGCTGACTGCCACGTTGCTCCGGGACGCTCCCTTCTCCGGGATCTACGTCATGTTTTACAGCCAGGCCAAGAGAGTGCTGCCGCACG AGGTGACGGCGGCGGCCTACGCCCCTCTGGTGAACTTCGGCTGCGGGGTGGTGGCGGGCGTCATGGCGTCGCTGGCCACGCAGCCGGCGGACGTGGTGAAGACGCACATTCAAGTCAGGCCGTCGCACTGCGGCACCGCGGAGGCCGTTCGCTACATCTACACG GTGCACGGCGTGGGCGGCTTCTTCCGCGGAGCGGTGCCCAGATCTCTGCGACGCACCCTGATGGCCGCCATGGCCTGGACTGTCTATGAACAGCTGATGGCTCGAATGGGCCTCAAGTCATGA
- the LOC115389530 gene encoding mitochondrial glycine transporter B-like isoform X2 → MELAAHPALKAFMCGSLSGTCSTLLFQPLDLVKTRLQTLQNNAKPGAPKVGMFTVFVNVVRTENFFSLWKGVSPSFVRCIPGVGIYFSTFYSLKQHFFLDRAPNAGEAVLLGAGARAVAGVTMLPFTVIKTRFESGRFNYVSVAGALRSVYETEGVRALYSGLTATLLRDAPFSGIYVMFYSQAKRVLPHEVTAAAYAPLVNFGCGVVAGVMASLATQPADVVKTHIQVRPSHCGTAEAVRYIYTVHGVGGFFRGAVPRSLRRTLMAAMAWTVYEQLMARMGLKS, encoded by the exons ATGGAGTTAGCG GCTCACCCGGCTCTCAAAGCCTTCATGTGCGGCTCCCTCAGTGGCACCTGCTCCACGCTGCTCTTCCAGCCTCTGGATCTGGTGAAGACAcggctgcagacgctgcagaaCAACGCTAAaccagg TGCTCCCAAGGTGGGGATGTTCACCGTGTTCGTCAACGTGGTCCGTACAGAGAACTTCTTCAGCCTGTGGAAAGGAGTTTCACCT tccTTTGTGCGTTGCATCCCCGGGGTGGGGATCTACTTCAGCACCTTCTACTCCCTGAAGCAGCACTTCTTCCTGGACCGGGCGCCGAACGCCGGCGAGGCCGTCCTGCTGGGAGCCGGCGCCCGGGCCGTGGCCGGCGTCACCATGCTGCCCTTCACCGTCATCAAGACGCGCTTTGAG AGTGGTCGCTTCAACTACGTGAGCGTGGCCGGAGCTCTGAGGAGCGTTTACGAGACGGAGGGGGTCCGGGCTCTGTATTCCGGGCTGACTGCCACGTTGCTCCGGGACGCTCCCTTCTCCGGGATCTACGTCATGTTTTACAGCCAGGCCAAGAGAGTGCTGCCGCACG AGGTGACGGCGGCGGCCTACGCCCCTCTGGTGAACTTCGGCTGCGGGGTGGTGGCGGGCGTCATGGCGTCGCTGGCCACGCAGCCGGCGGACGTGGTGAAGACGCACATTCAAGTCAGGCCGTCGCACTGCGGCACCGCGGAGGCCGTTCGCTACATCTACACG GTGCACGGCGTGGGCGGCTTCTTCCGCGGAGCGGTGCCCAGATCTCTGCGACGCACCCTGATGGCCGCCATGGCCTGGACTGTCTATGAACAGCTGATGGCTCGAATGGGCCTCAAGTCATGA